One window from the genome of Carnobacteriaceae bacterium zg-84 encodes:
- the rpsL gene encoding 30S ribosomal protein S12 gives MPTINQLVRKPRKSAVEKSNSPALNKGYNSFKKTQTNTSSPQKRGVCTRVGTMTPKKPNSALRKYARVRLSNLIEVTAYIPGIGHNLQEHSVVLIRGGRVKDLPGVRYHIIRGALDTAGVNNRMQGRSKYGTKRPKAKK, from the coding sequence ATGCCTACTATTAACCAATTAGTTCGCAAACCACGTAAATCAGCGGTTGAAAAATCAAATTCTCCAGCTTTAAACAAAGGTTATAATAGTTTCAAAAAAACTCAAACAAATACAAGTTCTCCACAAAAACGTGGAGTATGTACTCGTGTTGGGACAATGACACCTAAAAAACCTAACTCAGCGTTACGTAAATACGCTCGTGTGCGTTTGTCTAACTTAATCGAAGTAACTGCATATATCCCAGGTATCGGACACAACTTACAAGAACACAGTGTTGTTTTAATTCGTGGTGGACGTGTTAAAGACTTACCAGGGGTTCGTTACCATATCATTCGTGGTGCTTTGGATACAGCCGGTGTAAACAACCGTATGCAAGGTCGTTCAAAATATGGTACAAAAAGACCAAAAGCTAAAAAATAA
- the rpsG gene encoding 30S ribosomal protein S7: protein MPRKGPVAKRDVLPDPLYNSKLVTRLINRLMVDGKRGKAATILYKAFDIVKEQTGNDPMEVFEQAMENIMPVLEVKARRVGGSNYQVPVEVRAERRTTLGLRWLVNYARLRGENTMELRLAREIMDAANNSGASVKKREDTHKMAEANKAFAHYRW from the coding sequence ATGCCTCGTAAAGGTCCAGTTGCAAAACGTGATGTATTACCAGATCCGTTATACAATTCAAAATTAGTAACTCGTTTGATTAACCGTTTAATGGTTGATGGAAAACGTGGTAAAGCAGCAACTATTTTATATAAAGCATTTGATATCGTTAAAGAACAAACTGGAAATGATCCAATGGAAGTTTTCGAACAAGCAATGGAAAACATTATGCCAGTTCTTGAAGTTAAAGCTCGTCGTGTAGGTGGTTCTAACTACCAAGTACCAGTTGAAGTTCGTGCTGAACGTCGTACAACATTAGGATTACGTTGGTTAGTAAACTACGCACGTTTACGTGGAGAAAACACAATGGAATTACGCTTAGCTCGTGAAATCATGGATGCAGCGAATAATTCTGGTGCTTCTGTTAAAAAACGTGAAGATACACATAAAATGGCTGAAGCAAACAAAGCATTTGCTCACTATCGTTGGTAA
- the fusA gene encoding elongation factor G yields MAKREFSLENTRNIGIMAHIDAGKTTTTERVLYYTGRIHKIGETHEGASQMDWMEQEQERGITITSAATTAQWNNTRINIIDTPGHVDFTVEVERSLRVLDGAVALLDAQSGVEPQTETVWRQATTYGVPRIVFVNKMDKTGANFLYSVDTLHNRLQANAHPIQLPIGAEDTFTGIIDLVTMKAEIYTNDLGTEIQETEIPADYQELAEEWRTKLIEAVAETDETLMEKYLEGEEITVEELKAGIRRATVNVEFYPVLCGSAFKNKGVQMMLDAVVEYLPSPLDVPAIKGIDPNTDEETERPASDEAPFAALAFKVMTDPFVGRLTFFRVYSGTLQSGSYVQNATKGKRERVGRILQMHANSRQEIPEVFSGDIAAAVGLKDTTTGDTLCDEKNEVILESMEFPEPVIEVAIEPKSKGDQDKMGIALQKLSEEDPTFRASTNPETGETIIAGMGELHLDIIVDRMRREFKVEATVGAPQVSYRETFRASTQAEGKFVRQSGGKGQYGHVWIEFTPNEEGAGFEFENAIVGGVVPREYVPAVEAGLKDAMENGVLAGYPLVDIKAKLYDGSYHDVDSSETAFKVAASLALRAAAKKAQPTILEPMMAVEITVPEEYFGDVMGHVNSRRGRVEGSEIRGNAQVVKGMIPLSEMFGYATTLRSATQGRGTFSMTFDHYEDVPKSIAEEIIKKNGGNKED; encoded by the coding sequence ATGGCAAAAAGAGAGTTTTCATTAGAAAACACACGTAATATTGGTATCATGGCTCATATTGATGCTGGTAAAACAACAACAACTGAGCGTGTCCTATACTACACAGGCCGTATCCATAAAATTGGTGAAACACACGAAGGTGCTTCACAAATGGACTGGATGGAACAAGAACAAGAACGTGGAATTACAATCACTTCTGCTGCAACAACAGCACAATGGAATAATACACGTATCAACATCATTGACACACCAGGACACGTGGACTTCACTGTTGAGGTTGAACGTTCACTACGTGTTTTAGACGGTGCGGTTGCTTTGCTTGATGCTCAATCAGGTGTTGAGCCTCAAACAGAAACAGTATGGCGTCAAGCAACTACATACGGTGTTCCTCGTATCGTATTTGTAAACAAAATGGATAAAACTGGTGCAAACTTCTTGTACTCAGTTGATACATTACACAATCGTTTACAAGCAAATGCTCATCCAATCCAATTACCAATCGGTGCGGAAGATACATTTACTGGTATCATTGACTTAGTAACAATGAAAGCTGAAATCTACACAAATGATTTAGGTACAGAAATTCAAGAAACAGAAATTCCTGCTGATTATCAAGAATTAGCTGAAGAATGGCGTACTAAATTGATTGAAGCAGTTGCTGAAACTGATGAAACATTGATGGAAAAATACTTAGAAGGTGAAGAAATCACTGTAGAAGAATTAAAAGCTGGTATCCGTAGAGCAACAGTTAATGTTGAATTTTATCCAGTATTATGTGGATCTGCGTTCAAAAACAAAGGTGTACAAATGATGCTAGATGCTGTTGTAGAATACTTACCATCTCCATTAGATGTTCCTGCAATCAAAGGTATTGACCCAAATACAGACGAAGAAACAGAACGTCCTGCAAGTGACGAAGCACCATTTGCTGCTTTGGCATTTAAAGTAATGACTGACCCATTCGTAGGTCGTTTAACATTCTTCCGTGTATATTCTGGTACATTACAATCAGGTTCTTATGTACAAAATGCTACAAAAGGTAAACGTGAACGTGTAGGACGTATCTTACAAATGCACGCTAACTCACGTCAAGAAATTCCAGAAGTATTCTCAGGTGATATTGCCGCTGCGGTTGGTTTAAAAGACACAACAACAGGAGATACTTTATGTGATGAGAAAAATGAAGTTATCTTAGAATCTATGGAATTCCCAGAGCCAGTTATTGAAGTTGCGATTGAACCAAAATCAAAAGGCGACCAAGATAAAATGGGTATTGCGTTACAAAAATTATCTGAAGAAGACCCAACATTCCGTGCTTCAACAAACCCAGAAACTGGTGAAACAATTATCGCTGGTATGGGTGAGTTACACTTAGACATTATCGTTGATCGTATGCGTCGTGAGTTTAAAGTAGAGGCAACTGTTGGTGCTCCGCAAGTTTCATATCGTGAAACATTCCGTGCTTCAACTCAAGCTGAAGGTAAATTTGTTCGTCAATCAGGTGGTAAAGGTCAATACGGTCACGTATGGATTGAATTTACACCAAATGAAGAAGGAGCAGGTTTCGAATTTGAAAATGCTATCGTCGGTGGGGTTGTTCCTCGTGAATATGTTCCTGCTGTTGAGGCTGGTTTGAAAGATGCTATGGAAAATGGTGTATTAGCTGGTTATCCATTAGTAGACATTAAAGCTAAATTATATGATGGTTCATACCATGATGTTGACTCATCTGAAACAGCGTTTAAAGTTGCAGCTTCTCTTGCATTACGTGCAGCAGCTAAAAAAGCTCAACCTACAATTTTAGAGCCAATGATGGCAGTAGAAATTACAGTTCCAGAAGAATACTTCGGAGATGTAATGGGTCACGTTAACTCACGTCGTGGACGTGTTGAAGGATCTGAAATTCGTGGTAATGCACAAGTTGTTAAAGGTATGATTCCTTTATCAGAAATGTTCGGATACGCAACAACATTACGTTCTGCAACACAAGGTCGTGGTACATTCTCAATGACATTCGATCACTATGAAGATGTTCCTAAATCTATTGCAGAAGAAATCATCAAGAAAAATGGTGGAAATAAAGAAGACTAG
- the tuf gene encoding elongation factor Tu encodes MAKEKFDRSKPHVNIGTIGHVDHGKTTLTAAITTVLAKKGYAEASDYASIDKAPEERERGITINTAHVEYQTDSRHYAHVDCPGHADYVKNMITGAAQMDGAILVVSAADGPMPQTREHILLSRQVGVPYIVVFLNKMDMVDDPELIELVEMEVRDLLSEYDFPGDDTPIVAGSALRALEGDAEYEQKIYDLMDAVDAYIPTPERDTDKPFMMPVEDVFSITGRGTVATGRVERGQVRVGDEVEIVGIAEETSKTTVTGVEMFRKLLDYAEAGDNIGTLLRGVTRDNIERGQVLSKPGSITPHTKFTAEVYVLTKEEGGRHTPFFSNYRPQFYFRTTDVTGVVELPAGTEMVMPGDNVTVTVELIHPIAIEEGTKFSIREGGRTVGAGVVSSIQA; translated from the coding sequence ATGGCAAAAGAAAAATTTGACCGTTCAAAACCACACGTAAATATTGGTACAATTGGACACGTTGACCACGGTAAAACAACTTTAACAGCAGCTATTACAACTGTATTAGCTAAGAAAGGTTACGCAGAAGCTTCTGACTATGCTTCAATCGATAAAGCTCCAGAAGAACGCGAACGTGGTATCACAATCAACACAGCTCACGTTGAATACCAAACAGACAGTCGTCACTATGCACACGTTGACTGCCCAGGACACGCTGACTACGTTAAAAACATGATCACTGGTGCTGCTCAAATGGACGGAGCTATCTTAGTAGTATCTGCTGCTGATGGTCCAATGCCACAAACTCGTGAGCACATCTTATTATCTCGTCAAGTAGGTGTTCCATACATCGTTGTTTTCTTAAACAAAATGGACATGGTTGACGACCCAGAATTAATTGAATTAGTAGAAATGGAAGTTCGTGACTTATTATCAGAATACGACTTCCCAGGTGACGATACTCCTATCGTTGCTGGTTCAGCTTTACGTGCTTTAGAAGGCGATGCTGAATACGAACAAAAAATCTATGACTTAATGGATGCTGTTGATGCTTACATCCCAACTCCAGAACGTGATACAGACAAACCATTCATGATGCCAGTTGAGGACGTATTCTCAATCACTGGTCGTGGTACTGTTGCAACAGGTCGTGTTGAACGTGGACAAGTTCGCGTTGGTGACGAAGTTGAAATCGTAGGTATTGCAGAAGAAACTTCTAAAACAACTGTTACAGGTGTTGAAATGTTCCGTAAATTGTTAGACTACGCAGAAGCTGGAGATAACATTGGTACATTATTACGTGGTGTTACACGTGACAACATTGAACGTGGACAAGTTTTATCTAAACCAGGTTCAATCACACCTCATACAAAATTCACTGCTGAGGTTTACGTTTTAACTAAAGAAGAAGGTGGACGTCATACTCCATTCTTCTCAAACTACCGTCCTCAATTCTACTTCCGTACAACAGACGTTACAGGTGTTGTTGAATTACCTGCAGGTACTGAAATGGTAATGCCTGGTGATAACGTAACTGTTACAGTTGAATTGATTCACCCAATCGCGATTGAAGAAGGTACAAAATTCTCAATCCGTGAAGGTGGACGTACAGTTGGTGCTGGTGTAGTTTCATCTATCCAAGCTTAA
- a CDS encoding competence protein ComK, which yields MKQLLEKLLMILEKLEGSEQTSEFPRNYILDDLENHNREHRIIDQTTIQHLFFQAKKVKSMDVDDDVYAIIHLGDEYAPYKSMLLSFSTIPLISKESTNGIMSRLFIKLGIGYHQYCDIIKMMFNTPLYRLPYIYGGKMYLPASGPTKQSCTWYALHHILKYTKDSEYGDVLLTFKQHIHIKAELTKDSFQKQLERANILYQLQQEGLKYLMIDVYGYDSNIETFLNFSASENVVTKYQKENRMNIAKDNPYLLLLLLSKIIGNSDVTERMIKEICQIKPNKDQI from the coding sequence ATGAAACAATTACTTGAAAAATTGTTAATGATATTAGAAAAATTAGAGGGCAGTGAACAGACATCAGAGTTTCCTAGAAATTATATTTTAGATGATTTAGAAAATCATAATAGAGAACATAGAATTATTGATCAAACGACTATTCAACATCTATTTTTTCAAGCAAAAAAAGTAAAATCAATGGATGTGGATGACGATGTTTACGCAATTATTCATTTGGGAGATGAATATGCACCATATAAATCAATGCTACTTTCATTTAGTACAATTCCATTGATTAGCAAAGAATCGACTAATGGTATTATGAGTAGACTGTTTATTAAATTAGGGATAGGGTATCATCAGTATTGTGATATTATTAAAATGATGTTTAATACGCCTTTGTATAGATTACCTTATATTTATGGTGGAAAAATGTATTTACCTGCATCTGGGCCAACGAAACAATCATGTACGTGGTATGCTTTGCACCATATTCTAAAATATACAAAAGACTCTGAATACGGAGATGTTTTACTGACTTTTAAACAGCATATTCATATTAAGGCAGAATTAACAAAAGATTCATTTCAAAAACAGCTAGAACGAGCTAATATTTTATACCAACTACAACAAGAAGGGCTAAAATATCTCATGATAGATGTATATGGATATGATTCAAATATAGAAACGTTCTTGAATTTTTCCGCTTCTGAAAATGTTGTAACAAAATATCAAAAAGAAAATAGAATGAACATAGCAAAAGACAATCCGTATCTTTTATTGTTGTTATTGTCTAAAATTATTGGGAATAGTGATGTAACTGAAAGAATGATAAAAGAAATATGCCAAATAAAGCCGAATAAAGATCAAATATAA